TCTTCACGGATGACAATATGTTTGTCAGCCAGCAGTTCCTGAAACTCGATGATCTTTTTACGAACAGTGTCTTGCAGATCAATATCTTCTGCATCGTGCATCAATTTATTTTCAATGCGCGAGAGCAATAGCATTGAGCGGTTTAATTTTTTCAAACGATCTACCGTTTGGTAAGCTTCGCCAATCAGGGCACCCTGCCTTTCGGTTATATCATTATCCTGCATCAGGGTTTCCAGTTTGGAGATGATCACCGCCAGCGGGGTCATCAACTCATGCGATGCGTTTTCGGTAAAACTTTTAAGCGACTGATAATCATGAAGCACACGTTGCGACATGGCGGTTACCTCCCGGTTCAGGTCCTGAAACTCATCTATACGGGTATCAACCTGGCAGATGCCATTACGATCGGCCACGTTAAATAGTTTAATCTGCTTAAGTGTTTCATAAAATGGTTCCCATAATTTGCGCATCAGGGTGCGGTTGATAAGTAACAGCACCACTAATAAAACAAAAATGAGCCCCAACGTAATCAGGAAGATCATCCTGATCAAGTCATCCGTTTCAACCTTTGATTCGGTAATATTAATACGATAAAGCTGCGCCCCTACTCTGACAGAGCTGGTGAGCATACGGGCAGCTTCGTCTTCATGCTCCTGGTCGTCATAGAAATGGCTATCGGCTATCCGTCTTACAATTGTACTATCCGGAATAGCGGTAAAACGAATTTTCAGATCATCAGACTTAAATACCTGCGGCAGGCGATGATTTAGGCCAACATAATCAAAGATCTCGTTTTCTTCAACCAGCAAATCTTTATCAACCTGGTTGGTAAGGATAAGACTGATGGTGAAGTAATAGACAATCCCGGCAATCACTATCATAGAAATAGTGGCCAACAGGCTTACGCGGTTGTATCGATCCAGCAGTTTCAATGGTCTGTAAACTTATAACCCATACCATAGGCAGATTGAATGTAATCGCCGCTGCCGGCATCAATCAGTTTTTTGCGCAGATTTTTAATGTGAGAGTAGATGAAATCGAAGTTGTCAGAAATATCTATTTCATCACCCCAAAGGTGCTCGGCAATGGCATTTTTAGAAATCACCTTGCTTTTGTTGGCTATAAAATATAGCAGCAGCGCATATTCTTTTTTGGTGAGCTTAACCGGCATGCCCGAAACCAGCACCTGTTTAGCCAGCAGATCAACCGTAATCTCGTTAAAAACAATCTCCCGGTTACCGTTAAAAGATTTGCGGCGAACAATGGCCATTACACGGGCCTTCAGTTCAGAAAGATGGAAAGGTTTGGTGAGGTAATCATCGGCGCCGAGGTCAAGCCCTTGCAGGCGATCATCTAAGGAGTTTTTAGCTGAGATGATGAGCACGCCATCCGGATGATGGTTAGCTTTCAGCGCTTCTAAAATATCCAGACCGCTACCGTTGGGCAAGGTAATATCCAGCAGGATACAATCATACCGGTACATGTTAATTTTTTGCAGCGCAGATGCGTAATCGCCTACGGTTTCGCAAACGTTACCACCTTCTGCAAAATAATCCCGGATGCTGTCTCGCAGTCCGGCCTCGTCTTCTACTACCAGTATTTTCACAACGGTTTCAAAGCTCGCCATTGATTCTGTATAAATTTTGGAATAATAATATAGGGCTAAACATACAAAGTACGGCACAAACCTCAAAACACGTTTTTCACCAGATTTTCTACAGATTTTGGCCGTTCATTCGCAAATGCGAATTTTTGGATCTCTACTTATCTGCCTTACTTTACTAACTGCAAAACCCGTAATTGCCCAAAATATTGACCTGCGCCTGCTACAACACATTAACGGCCCGACTGGTTCTGCCGATGGCTTGTGGCGCGGTGTTTCTAACAGCGATTATGTTTTTGTGATGGCCACTCCTGCCACCATGCTCATCACCGGCATTGCACAACATAATCAGACTTTAAAGGCAGAAGCTTTTGAAACCGGCGGCGCGGTACTGTTATCTCAGGGCGCAACTGTTTTATTAAAGGATGTGATACACCGCCAACGCCCTTACCTGGCTTACCCGAATATCATCACCGGAAAAATGAATTCAACCGATTCATCCTTTCCGTCCGGACACACTTCTGCCGCGTTTGCCACGGCCACATCGCTCAGCCTGGCATTTCCAAAATGGTATGTTATTGCGCCGTCTTTTGCTTATGCAGGTGCCGTAGGTTATTCGCGCATGTACCTGGGCGTGCACTATCCAAGCGATGTATTGGCAGGGGCGGTAATTGGTGCGGGTTCGGCCTTCTTGACTTTTAAGCTGCAGCACTGGCTTGAAAAGAAAATTCCATAATTCAATTTTTGTACAGAAAATTTACCAAATGCCAACAGGATCGGTAGTTAACCTTGTGAAAAACAGATATTATGAAAAGAAGATCAGCAATGTTAACAATGGCTGCTGTACTGATGGGCGTATCAGCAATGGCGCAAAAAACCAAAATGGTACCTGCAGCGGTAGCCTCGGCTTTAAAAGCTAAATATCCGCAGGCAACCAAAATAACCTGGGAAAAAGAAAAAGGAAATTTTGAGGCCAATTGGGGAGGCAAATCAGGCGAAGACATGGCAGCTACGTTTACACCAACAGGCGAATTTGTAGAACAGGTTGAAGCCATTGAACCCACTGCCCTGCCTGCACCCGCCCAGGCCTATATCAAAGCACACTACGCCGGTAAGAAGGTGAGCGAAGCGGGCAAGGTAACCCATGCCACAGGCAAAACCACTTATGAGGCCGAGATCAAAAAGCTGGAGGTGGTGTTTGACGACAAAGGCAATTTTATGCAAGCAAGCAAAGAAAACGACTAACCATACCTAATCAGCAAATTGTTCAGTTTTTAGAGAAGCCCGTTCATAACGGGCTTTTTCTATAAAAATTCAGTTTTTCTACAGAATTGAGTCTTATAATAGCCAGTCAAATGGCAGAACCTTTTCCCCTAAGAGATGCAGATCTGGCTTTTATAATAGGTAAACTGCGCGCATCCGGCAAGGTATGGACCACGCAACGAGACGCATTTTACAACTATTTTAACGGGCTTACCACTCCTGCAGACGGCGAAAGCCTATGGTTGCAAATACGCGCCAAAGGCGTATCTATGAGCCGCGAAACCGTTTATAATACCCTTAAATTATTGCTTGATCTTGGGTTTGCCGACCGGAATTTTAATCCTTCACTAAACGCTTATGAATATTGGCCGGTAAGAAACACCAACAGCTAATATTATCGCTCCGGCGCTTAAAAATGCCGTTAATTAAATTTAATAACACACACTTAACACAAGCATAACACCACAGCTTGTTTTAGGCCGCATTTTGCAGATTGTGTACAGAATTTAAGCTGATCTTTGCGCAAACGTTTATAAATGAAGAAACTACTCAGCCTCTGCCTTCTGTTCTCGGCACTTCCCCTGGCATTATTCGCGCAAAAAAACACAACTATTAACATTCTATTTAGTTCTGACGCACACTTCGGCATCTTCCGCGAGAAATTTCGTGGCGATACCGCAGTTGCAGGCGTTAAAGTTAACGCAGCCATGATTGATCAAATGAATCATCTGGTTACCCAGCGCCTGCCTCAAGATAAAGGCATCAATGCCGGACAACCCGTTGAGGCCGTTGACTACCTGATACAAACCGGCGATATTGCCAACCGCGAGGAACCGCCTTACCAAAGCGCAACCGCATCATGGCAGCAGTTCATCAGTGTTTATGGCAACAGTGTTAAATTAAAAGGCCATCAGGATCAGCCTGCTACCCTGTTAATGGTACCGGGTAATCATGATATTTCTAACGCTATCGGCTTCACCAAAAAAATGGTACCGGCAACAGATCCAACGGCTATGGTGCAGATCTACAACCTGATGCTGCATCCAGCCCAGCCGCTTACCAATGCTCAGTTTGATTATAAAAAAGATAAGGTAAACTACTCGCATAATATTGGCGGCATACATTTTATGTTCATTACGTTGTGGCCCGATTCTGCCGAGCGCGTTTGGATGGCGAAAGACCTGCAAACAGTATCACCTCAAACCCCGGTGGTAATTTTTACGCATGATCAGCCTGAATGCGAGGCCAAACACTTTAGCAATCCTGCTGCGCCGGGCACTTTCCCCGCAGGCAGCAAGTTTGAAAACCTTGTTTCAGAAGTGTACAAAGACGGAAAAGAAGTGAGCAAAGAAGACGCCGCAACCAACATTGAGCAGCGCGAATGGGTTAAATTTTTGAAGCAACATCCTAACATCAAAGCTTATTTCCACGGCAACAGCAACTGGAACCAGTTTTATACCTACCATGGCCCGGATAAGGATGTTAACCTGCCGGTATTCCGTGTAGACTCGCCTATGAAAGGCAAATATTCTGCAAAAGATGAGACCAAACTCTCTTTCCAACTAATCAGTCTTGACCCTGCCAGCCAAAACCTAACCGTGCGCGAATGTTTGTGGAACACCAAACCTAATGATGCAACACAGAAAGTTATTTTCGGCGAAAGCAAAACCATTAGTCTGGCAGTACGTTAAAAATATTATAGTGTGTATTAGTCTTTACGGCCTTATTAGGCAGTAAAATGATGAGAGATAGATATTATTTTGGTAGCATTTAGCAAAAATTAAGTTATCTTTATATATTATAGTTATAGTTTTTGATGGAATCTGCCCGTCATGCATTAAATCGCATCAATACTGCCCATCTTTGGTCAAAGATGGAAACGATGAATAAAACAATTTAATGTGATAACGATGCAGGCGGCGAGTTTTTAGATGAAGCCATCCGTTTGGAAGATGAGTTACTGATTTTGGTAAAACATTGCTACGGATATGGCTAATTACTGATTGTATTTTAAGGCTGACTAACCATCAGCCATCAATCATATTGCTAACCAATTAAAACTTACGCCATGACCAACTATCAATCACTCGAAGATGCTTTGGCTGCGCTAAGGCAAAAGGGCTACAATGCCGATTTTACCACGGAAACCGAAATTCACTGTCTATATAGCGGCGAATTTGATATGCGGTTTGAGCCGGAAGAATTTCATGTAGATGAATCGTACTGGTTTGATGGGCCAAACGGGTACGAAAGCCAAACAAGGCTCTATGCCATCTCTTCACCAATATCCGGCGTTAAAGGAACGCTGGTTGACATGGATGGTAAAGTAGCGGTTACGCTATCTTTCATTTACCAATCTACGCTCAGCGCAAGGCGAATTTGAAATGTTAAGTTAAAACAAGAAAGCCGCTCTTTGCAGAGCGGCTTTCTTATTTTAAAGCGTATTTTCTTTTTTAACCGGCGCCACAAAAGGCTGTATAAACACCGAGGCAATTACCACAGCCAACCCTAAATAGAACCCAATATTAAGCTCCTTGCTCTCGCCAAAAATGATAAAAGCCAGGATAATAGAGTAAACAGGCTCCAGGTTAAAACTCATGTTGACGGTAAAAGCAGGGATCCGTTTCAATGATTCGGCAAACATAATGTACAGGCCAACGGTGCAGATCAATGCCAGGAAAATCAGGTAAACGGTATCTCTTAACCCAGGGATCAGTACCTTAACCGGGACAAAATGAAGGTACAACGGCAATAATACGCCTAACCCAATTGTACCGCTCAGCATCTGGTAAAAGTTAATCTGCCGGCTATCGTAATGTTTCACCAACCGTTCGTTAAAAATGGTGTAAAGCGCAGAAAAGCAAGAAGATATCACGCCCAAGATAATCCCTGTACGAAACGAACTATCGAAACCAAAAATCAGGCTGATGCCTGCCAGCGTCAGCATACTGAAAAACACCTCAGTATACACAAACTTTTTGCGATTGATTAACGGTGAGAGAAACGCCGTAAAGAAACTCGTTAAACAGAAACACACCACCCCTACAGAAATATTGGCATAACGGATACTCGCATAAAAGAACAGCCAGTGCGCGGTGAGCAACAGACCCACCCGGCCAATTTTGAGGCGGTCTTTCATCCTCAACCTTACCTTTGGTTTAACAACTGTTAAAACCGCCAGCCCACCCAGGGCAGAGAAAGCAACCCTGTACCAAACCAGCAAAACTGCATCAAGCGATATCAGCTTGCCAAAAACACCGGTAAAACCGGCTATAACAACAGCAAATTGCAGCAGCAAATACTTCTTTTTCATAAACAACAATGGTCATCCCCCCACTCAGAGATAAATACTTTAAGATTAAACTAAAAATGAATAGCTATGCTAACCACCTGTACCGGCAGGTTAGCCCAAAAAGGAATCTGATCCTAAAAGATTAGGATAGTGGAGGCGATATAGAACTACGGCAATGCATGGCACAAAGGTAGCAAAAGGAATTTAAAAATGGGCAGTTCTTAACTCGGCTATGGTTTTGGCCAGTACGTTTTTCTCTGTTATTGAGGCTGATAGCTCCATCGCCTGCTGGTAATGACTGATGGCTTGCTCAATTGCTACTGGCCCGCACAAATAGCCCATTAAAGAATGATAGTGCTGATCGTACGGCAGGTCTAACTGCCCGGACTCAACAATGGCCATCTCATTCCCGTGCACCTTAGCAAATGCGTAAAGGCGATTCAGGGCAGCGGCGGGCGAAAAAGCAATCAGCAGCAAATGATCATACAACTGCAAAATGTTTTCCCACCGGTTTTTGGCAGTTGGGTTGGTATGCCAGTAAGCAATGGCTGCCTCGAGATGATATCTGGAGATATCATTACTTTCAAAGGCGTTGATGAGATGGTAGTTGCCGCGTGCCATCAATTGCTCATCCCAGGCATTTTGATCTTGCTCATCCAGCAGCACGGCTTCATTTTCAGAATTGATGCGGGCATCCATCCGCGAACTTTGGAAACACATCAGCGCCATCAAAGCCTGCGTTTGCGATGTATTGGTGAGTGGATTTTCAACCAGCACCAGTAATAACCGCATGGCTTCGGCGCATAGGTCTTTACGGATCAGTTCATCTGCCGTTTTTGAAAAATAGCCTTCGTTAAAAAGCAGGTAGAGGGTGGTCAACACATTGTCCAAGCGCAACGTTACCTCTGTTTGTGTGGGCGCCTTGATCTGGAAATGATCGTTACGCAACACTTCGCGAGCCCTCTGCAGGCGTTTCTTAATAGTTTCAGACTTCGCCAGAAATGCACCGGCAATCTCCTTCACGCTAAAACCGCAAAGTATTTGCAGGGCCATGCATATTTGTGCCTCGGCCGCATTGACCGGGTTACACACCGCAAAAATCATAGCCAACTGACTATCAGCTATCACCTCATTGCTAAACTCAAATTCAGGATTGATAACCTGCTCGTCAAAATCAATCTCCCCCCTAACCTTATCATCAAAAACCGCCAGGTGCTTAAAATGATCCCTTACCTTATTTTTAGCAACGGTGTAGAGCCAAGCCGTAGGATTTTCAGGCACACCCTTCAATGCCCATGTTTCTGATGCTTTCAGGAAAGTATCGGCAGCAATGTCTTCAGCCGTTTCGATATGTTTCAGGTTGAAGGTTTTGCAAAGCACAGCAACTATTTTGCTGTACTCAGTTCTGAACAAATGCGGTGTAATTTCTGGCTGATACATAAAAAGAAAGCCTTTGCCGTTAATGGCAAAGGCTTTTATAAGTTTTACATCGGGTTTATTTCTCTTACTTCTACGGTGCCGCCAATAAATAATATTGGGCATCCATCGGCTAAAGCTACGGCTTCGTCTAAGGTTTCGGCTTTAACCATGGTATAACCCAGTATGGCTTCTTTAATTTCGGTGTAAGGCCCGTCTGACACCACGCCATTACCGCTGATTACCTTGCCCTCTGGCACCAGGCGGTTGCCCCTGTCGGCCAGATTACCCTTTGCGGCGATACCTGCCACCCAGTTCATCCATTTTTGGGTGTTGGCCTGCATTTCTTCTGGTGATAATTGAGGCATAGCCTTGTAGTCTGCTCTGAAAACTAATAAAAACTCTTTCATGGTTGTAAATTTTAAGATTTATACCCCTATGACGACTGGGCCTTGGCAATGGGGACAAAATTACTTCAATTTATTTTCAATACCATGTAAGGTGCTAACGATAGAAGTTTTCGCTATCCTGTTTAAACTGATGATTTACCTGCGTATCAGTATAAACCATGTGCCCGGCTGCATAATGATTTACAGACACCTGTGTATTGTTGCCGTTTATCCCTGCCTCCGCCAGTGCCGCACTAACAGTTGCCGGAGGCGTAGCCAGATCATACGAGCCGGAGACGATTTGCACTCTCAAGTCAGGATTTTCGCTGAGCAGATTTTTCAGTACGCCAGTTACGTTAAAATAGCCGTTTTTGGTGTGCTGTCCGTAATTCCAAACCGGTGTTGGGATGGTGGCCAGATAGGTTGATGTAGCGTTAAAATGTAAGTCTTTATGTACGTATTGCTGAAATGCTTGCTCAAAAGTAGCGCTTAAAGCCGCAGCGCTCGGATCGCCTGCATTACTGGCTCCGGCTGAGCGGCTATCAAATGTCCCTAATTTTTCATCGCTCTGTTTTAACAATGATGAAGTAAATTCTACATCTGTAATACGGCCATTGTTAGCTTTTAGCTGTTCTTTGCTCAATCCGGTAAAATAGCTCAGCGTATCAATAACCTGTTGCGCAATAGCACCATCTCGACTTAACGCCTGACGATAGGTACCAAAAGCAAAGGCTGATACTTTGGCCGATAATTCATCTGCGCTTAATGCAGCTAATTCTGGCGCAAGTTGATGATGATACTGTGCGGCTATTGCATAGGCAGACAGGTAATATGGATATGGTTCATTGTTACCCTTGCGAAAACTGATCAACTTATAATCTAGCGCTGGCGAGATAAGCGTTAAACCTGAAATTTTAGTTTGCAGGCTATCTTGCAGGTAGGCGGCCAATCCTACAGCACGGGCAGCACCATAGCTCTCGCCAGCCAGAAACACGCGGCTGTTTTGACGGTGATGCCGATGTAAATAGAATTGAATAAAAGTGCCGATGGTGCGAATATCTGCCTGATAACCATAAAAATGCCGGGCATCTACACCATTAACCGGGCGACTAAAACCTGTGCCTACCGGATCTATAAAAACCAGATCGGTAAAACCCAGCCAGGTATCTGGGTTAGCGCCGTAGCCAGCTTTTCCGGGTACGGTACGCACCGGACTACCGGCCCCCATGTGTAACCAGATAGAGGCCGAACCGGGACCGCCATTAAAAATGAAAGTCAACGGGCGATTAGTATTATCATAGCCGGCGGTATAAGCGGTATAAAAAATATTGGCCGCGGCGTTTTGCTCTGGGTTAACAGTGATATAACCGGCATCAGCCTGATAGTTTAAAACGCGACCGTTAAGCAACACGCTTCCGGCCGAATAAGCATGACGGCGATCTGCACTTCCCCATGAAATAAACAACAGCGCAAATGCAGCAATGCTGATTAAAAGTGCGAATGATGGTCTACGGAAAACAGAACGTATAATTAGAAAGGACATGGATAGTATCAAAAAAAAGTTTTTAATGGATGTGTTGTTTGAGCGGCGGGCGCCGCAGGTATTAGCAGCAACAGCAACACATGACGCTGCAGTTGCGCTGCGGCATCGACATTAAAAAACGATTATTGATAGTCTGATTTGACATTTTATGGCACAAACGTAAAGCAAAAATCAGTCAAATCAAAATAATTCTACAAAAACCATAGACTTTGTATAATATTGATATTTGGGTGACAGAGTTTGTTATTTGCGGCCCCCAGTTTTTCATTCATCTAATAAAATCCACAACCCATAACTTGAGTGGATTAATTATCAGCGGCTTAACACATGCGCACAAACAATCTCCGGTGCACCGGCGTTCTCTCCATACCAACATCAACATTTATGAAAAACCCATTTGAAAAACAAGACAAGGCCATATTGATAGGCGCCATTGCTGCAGGCGCTGCCTTAGCCGGAGGCCTCACCTGGCTGCTGCTAACCGAAGACGGCAACGAGAAACGCGAACGCTGGAAAGAATGGATGGAAGAAAAAGCTAAGAACATGATAGCGGGCTGCCTGAGCTGCAAAACCGGCGTTGATAAGGACGTAGCCAAGGGCGCTACCGATGCGGTGATCGATTAAAGGATCAACTTTATTACAATCGCCCCAAATATTTCCTAATATAAAAAGGCCGTCCAACTGGGCGGCCTTCAAATCGTATTCAGATTAATTATTACTGAGCAGCATCGCGCAGCGCTTTGATCTGATCATGAGCGGCATTAATGGCCTGAGCCTGGCGACTTACTACTTCGTGAGCGTTACCTGTCAGGTCTTCGTCAGTCAGAGCATCGCGGTAAGCTTTTTTAATGGCGTCTTCGCCACGCTCTGCTTCAGATAGGATACTCTGTCGATCATTACCACCAAACAGTGATTTTACATCGATCCAGGCACGGTGCAAACCACCCGACATACTGGTACCGGTTTCTACATCGCCCCCCTCGGCACCTACCAGCGCAGATAATTCCTGGCTGTTCTTGCGGCTCTGTGCGGAGTAACTTTGAAACAGCTCTTTTAGATCAATATTTTCATCTTTAATGTCAGCAATGGCTTTCTCAAAGCCAGCTACACGGTCATTGTTGATCTGGATCAGATCATTCAATACGCTTGTTTTTGATGTGGTTTCCATATAATAGATTTGCTTTGAGTGTTGCAAGTTACATGCCACTACTCTGTTATGCTCTTATGTTTTAGCAGCCTACAACTTATTGTACTCACTACCAGCTCAAAACAGAAAGGGCGCCCTTGCGGCGCCCCATCTCCAATTATGATAACCTAATTATAGTGATGATTATTTAGCTTTTACCAGGTCATTCAGATAGGCTTCCAAACTGGTGTAGCCATCTTTATTCACCTTTGTAGCATCGGCCTTACCGGCAGCAAGGTATTTACCTTCTACTGCATCAGGAATACCGTTGTTGTTACCATCGGCATGTTGAGTAACGGCCTCCATATTTGGCTGACCGCCGGCATCGGCTTCTGTTTTAAAGATCTTGCCTTCTTTGCCCAGACTTTGAAGGTAACCGATGATGCGTTTATCTACCGCGTCACGGCGTTGCGAAGCGCCTACCCCTGCCAGCACCTTGCGGAAAGCTTCTTCGGGCTTATCAATGGTAGTATTAGTCTGGAAATTACGCTGCTTTACTACGGTAGCGGTGGTATGGATAAAATCAGAATCGGTAGCTAATCTGCCGTTCAGTTTGCCGTCTTTGTTGATGTCTACCATATTATCGCGCTGGTAAACATGGTCTGTAGCGGTAAACAGGCTGATGAATGATTTACTTGAATTTGGCCCGCCGATGAAATAATTACCAATTACGTCCTGGAAATGATTAGCACCAGAGTGACCGCCTACCAAACCATTGCCGCCCCAGTTATAAACCACATTATTAATGTACTCTATACTGGCTTTTGCTTTAGGATTACGGCTCTGGTTATCAATCCACAAACAATGACTGATAGTTACATTATGCGGGTCTTCAAACAGCGCACCAAAACGCTGCGGATCAATAGGCTCGCCAATTAAACAGTATTGCAGGGTGATGTTGGTTGTACCCTTGATGTGGAAATTATCCCAACGCCCCCATGATACACTTACGTGATCAAAAATTACATCATGGCAATTATCGGCCACTACCGTGCAGGCACCGCGCGGCATGGTGATGCTGCCCCTGAAACGCATGTAACGGATTATGCTGCTATCGGCAAATGATACGCCATTGCCGTAAACCACAACACCCTCTCCGGGAGCGGTTTGCCCGGCAACAGTGATTTTGGGCGCTGCGGCAATTTTATCGGTAATCTTGATTACGCCCGATACATCAAACACCACAGTGCGGTTAGGTTTACTTACGGCATCGCGGAAAGAGCCTTCGCCCCTGTCGTTTAAATTGGTTACGTGGTACACTGCTCCGCTACGGCCTCCCGTGGCAAAACGACCAAATCCCTCTGCTCCTGGAAACGCCAGTTGCTGGGCCCCGGCAAACCCCGTGAGGCCCAACATGGCTGCGCTGAAGGCAAGCCCCATTTTGCTCCAGCTCTTATTCATTAATAGATTTTTCTTCACTTTGTTTGTATTGGCTACGGTTATTTTAATTATTGTTTAATTTTAATTTAAATCATTAGTTAAATGGCAGGAACCAGTTTTTAGGGTCCATTAGTTTGGCACGCACAGTGGCAGCCGCCGGATTGCCGTCTTTCAGCAATTTGTTGTACACTTTATCGGCCAGGAACGACGGATCGTTACGGCGCAGGGCAACACGCATCAGGTCTTGCCAGCGATTACCTTCGTAAGCCAGTTCCAGTGCGTCTTCATTTATGATATTATCTTCCATAGCCAAAAAGTTGGCATTCTGCTGCAGGCTCACATCCAGATTGGTAACGTTTACCCTGGCACGCACGCCCAGGTTACGGTGGTATTTACCGCGGATGGTTGGCGCATCCAACTTACGGGCATCAAAATCATAAGGGAAAGGCAGATTGGTAATGCGGCGCTGCGTTGGGTCAGGGATAGTCGTATCATCATACGCACCTTTGATACCTGCATTTACCAGCGCCCAGGCAATTTTGGTCTGTCCATCGCGGTTAGCAGCCTCGGCAAAGCGCAGGTGCAGCGTTGGTGTGCGATAAATATACCAACGACCATTTTTAGCCAGCGGATCTGACGGGATACCGGTTGAAGCGTTCACGTAGTTATATAGAAACTTCATGATCACCGGCTGACCGTTAACCATTTTGTAAGTAGTGTTGATACCGCGATAGTCATAAGGCGTACCGTCGGTCTGACGCTGAGCGCTCCAGTTATCAATAGCAGTTTGCGATGGCTTTACCAGATACTTGCCGCCTGAGTTAGCAAACAGGTTGATGAAAGGATTCTCAGGCGCAAAGGCTTTATCAAACACCATAGACCAGATCCACTCGGTCTGGTACTCCCTGTCCTGCATAGAGCGGGAGAAGAAGGTTAACCAGGCGCTTTGCGTTACCGCATCGTTATCGCTACCGCTGTTCAGCGTGTAAGTATTGTAGTAGTTATAGCTATCGCCAGGACCATTTGGCGTTGATGTTTCCATTACATTTTTGTAGGCAATGGCCGCTTTGTGATAATCGTTGTTCCACAGGTACAAATCGCCCAGCAGGCAGTTTTTATTGACGTAGAACATTTTAGACGGATAGGTATCAATGGTAGTGATCAACGAATTAGCCGCAGGATATGGATCTTTATAAGGTAAAGCTTCCATAAAGGCAATCAGCGTTTTCACCAGATCAGCCAACGCTATGCGCGGATATTTGCTTTGGTCTTTAACGGTGTTCACATCGCTAAAGCTCTCCGTTACATACGGGATATTGCCATACTGCAAACCCAGTTGAAAGTATAACCAGCAGCGCAGGGCACCAATATCGCTCCAACGCTGGTTATAATCGGCGTCAGTTAGCTTTTGGGTGTTGTGCATAATGGTCAGGTTCTTCATCACATCGTTACAGTTCAGAATTACCGAGTAGAACGGGGTTGGGTCGGCATAGGCGTTACCCGGCAGCACATTGTGAGTGTTGATCTGCTGCAGATCGGCACCAGCGTTGGGGGTTACGTCCATCAGGTCGGCACGCAGCTCGTTCAGCACTTCATACTGACCGGCCAAGCCCAAAAATTTGCCGTAAACACCGGTTACTGCAGCATCAGCATCATAAATATTTTGGTAGGTGTTTTTTGCTTCTACCACGTTTTGCGGCTTCACATCGTACATTTTACTGCACGCGCTTACCCCCGACAGCAACACCGCAACTGCGGCTGTTCTTACAATAGGATATATTTTCACTTTCATTGTTGCTATTTCTAATTGTTATAAACCAATGCGCAAGCCTAACTGTATGGTACGGAACTGCGGCTCCAGACCGGTGTCAATACCT
This region of Mucilaginibacter yixingensis genomic DNA includes:
- a CDS encoding RagB/SusD family nutrient uptake outer membrane protein gives rise to the protein MKVKIYPIVRTAAVAVLLSGVSACSKMYDVKPQNVVEAKNTYQNIYDADAAVTGVYGKFLGLAGQYEVLNELRADLMDVTPNAGADLQQINTHNVLPGNAYADPTPFYSVILNCNDVMKNLTIMHNTQKLTDADYNQRWSDIGALRCWLYFQLGLQYGNIPYVTESFSDVNTVKDQSKYPRIALADLVKTLIAFMEALPYKDPYPAANSLITTIDTYPSKMFYVNKNCLLGDLYLWNNDYHKAAIAYKNVMETSTPNGPGDSYNYYNTYTLNSGSDNDAVTQSAWLTFFSRSMQDREYQTEWIWSMVFDKAFAPENPFINLFANSGGKYLVKPSQTAIDNWSAQRQTDGTPYDYRGINTTYKMVNGQPVIMKFLYNYVNASTGIPSDPLAKNGRWYIYRTPTLHLRFAEAANRDGQTKIAWALVNAGIKGAYDDTTIPDPTQRRITNLPFPYDFDARKLDAPTIRGKYHRNLGVRARVNVTNLDVSLQQNANFLAMEDNIINEDALELAYEGNRWQDLMRVALRRNDPSFLADKVYNKLLKDGNPAAATVRAKLMDPKNWFLPFN